The DNA segment AAAGCGTTCCCTGAGCTTGTGTGCTACTTAAATACGACGGTCTGTGAGTTCTCGAATAGATGAAGGTGATGCCTCGAGCACATGCTCTTATTCCTTACTTCCATGTCTGAGCTCTTGACCAATATCATGTCCTGTTGGAAGCCAACAGAGAGTGCAGCAAAGCAAGTGAATTCTCCCTGGAGAAAGTTGGCGTTTCAGTTTAGCTGCTTGTCTGCTACTATTTGTACCCCAAGCTCAGGAATCCATTCGGTACTGTCATCAGGGAATTAACAAAGCTCGCAGGCTTAACTTACATCGTTCTCCGTATATGCTTTCCAGCGATTCTTCTAATGCTCTTTTCGGTGTCTGCGCCCGTGGATGCCCTTCAAATCATGCAACACATACGGATATATATAACAACGAAGGTGGTCAGCTTTCCATGCAAGAGTTGATTCATTGTGCCCTAAGTGGGGTGAGTGCATGTCTTCAGCTTTTGTGAGCTTTCTCACTTGTCAGCAACGCGGAAGCCAACGGGCTTCAGCTTTTCTACCTTCGAAAAGTTTGACTACATATATCTTCCTGTTCGATACCTCCCAAATCATATTGTCATGCAAAACGCATAAGATTGCATGATGGGCTTAGTACGAATTGAAGTGGTCCATTCAGGAAACTTAAGATAGGATGATACCGTACGAGAACCAGAGATAACCTATTGAAGTTTAATCTGAGACAGTTTTGTGGTCCTTGTCTTAATTATACTGTTCAAAACATGTCATCCTCCTAAGATCTATCTTCCATGTGAAGGGAAGATGGTAAGATGAGATCTAAGAATGAGATTTCTTATCAGTGAGGTGAACATTCCTCCCACATGAAATTAGTTCCCTCTTGTGGTAAAGATAAGAAATGACCTGACTGTATTAGTACACCTACTGAAATAATCAATATGAAGGTACACTTTAACCCAGATTTGCTCTAGTAAGCAGGTAGATTTTACTTCTAATGCCAATTTAGACTCCCCAACATGAACCAAAGTCTTCAACATCGACAGATCTTTAGATTTCATCTCTGCAATCCTCTAGCGGTGAATTTAAGCTTTGAAGATTGTGTTCCTTCGAGCTAAAACTCAATGTTGTTGTTGGCATGAATATATAGTACATGTGAAGGACAAGAAGAGGATCAAAACCGAGAGACTGATGACGCAGTCCATGGAAATTACACACCGAGCTCGGCCATCGATCCCACCCACCTTTAGGCCATGCTCTAAGGGAGCGTCCTTTCCCACACGAACAGAAAGATGCAGTGTATCAACTCACATGGCCTTCTTGCGAGAGACTTGCCCCTTCATAGGCCGTGGGACCTTGTTCCTCTAAGCATGCCGCTTCCATGATAGACCCCAACATGGGCATTCGTACGCTGCTCAATCACACTCACAAGCTCATATCTCTGAGAATATCTCATGTCTGCACCACAGcacggaagagagagagagagaaagagacgtgGAATGGTTATGTTATCTTGACGACAAAGGTCAAGGTCTCTAGGTTTTGAAGATTAGAAAAGAAACAAGTAATTTACATGAAGACAAGCATAACCCCATGATATTGGTATCAAAGATTAAGATCTTTCCGAGTAAACCCTAACTGGTTCATGCATGCTATCACACCCTCAATGGATGCATATTTGGTGCAGGCGAGTGGGTGGATTTTGCCCTGATTTGTCTTTCCCACGCATCTAACATCACAATTATTATGGAGGAATTTTGACTAAACCATGCTTGTGTCAACTTAAGCTGCATTGGTGTATTCTAATCAATGACGTGACATTTCACTTACTCGTCTGACTTATGACATCGTGAACTTTCGGGTATGAGAAGATTGCATGCCCAAATATTAATTTCTCGTCTTCTTTATTTCCTATTGATTTGCTTAGTAAGTCCCTACCGGCATCACACATTCCTCCTCAATCCAGTTATTTTATTATCTTAGATGCTCGACCACTTTGTCCGGTCATTGTCCTCAAAGATTCTTATATGTAGTGTTCTTTTCAGCCCcctccttttctttctctccCTCACTTTATGGGAAGATTGCATGCGTGAAGAATCATCCAAGCTATTTGGCCATCCATGTAGTTGTGCTACGTATGGATGAGATGAGCAAATGATGTGGCAGATGAAGATAAGAAGGAGAATCACAGGACAAACACAAAGGTGTGGAATTGAGTGATGGCTATTTTAATTGGTGAGTAGATGAAGTAGCGGGCAAACTTGGCAAGATGTGGTGGATGATACAAAGTGTCGTTTTAGTGCATTGCCACACTAGTTTACATTAGCTGCTATCAACATTGCCAGGAAACTACTGCACCATATGATCTCGCCATGATTTGGCCGCCCCGTGAGCATCCCCTTCTTCCTTGAATCATTGTCATCTTCCTCCCTGAAGAGGAGAAATCCCGCTTCTCATGTCCTGCCAATCCATACCCGTCCTCCCCACATGCCATCATCACAGCCATgtaaaagctctctctctctctctctctctctctctctctctctctgacactGGACTCAAGCATCTTTGGCCTACTGGAACATCTTCATCGTTTGCTTGGTGTATAGAGTGAAGAGTGCTGGTTTTGGTTTCTCTTTGGCTTCAATCCTCAAAACAACCAGCAACCTTCCATGTTTGCATACAGGCAGTAGGGGATGATCACTGTATTTTTGAGAGCCGTGTAGCAAAAGTTCTACTCTGTATAGGCTGAACAAAAGTCTTGTATCTTGAGTCAGTCATTCCTCGGGTTTCTTCACGGAAACCCTACTGCAACTTGGAGCATTGGAGTGTTCACATATAGATGTTCCCCCTTTCCATCCTCCATAGCACCAACAAGAACTACAACTAGAGATCCCAAAACACACAGCCCTCTATATATGCCTTGTACAAACACCAAATCCACTCATCTACTGCTACTCCTGTACTagtttgcctctctctctctctctctctctctctctctctctctctctctctctctcacagagcATATGATGCAATTCACTAGAAGTGCACCTCCGCTTACTTCTATCCACCCCAGTGGGCTAGGCCCGTGCTTGGACGACGACGCATCGAAGCACTCCTTACACCGTTCGTGGCCGTGGCCTGGCCTCCTGACCTCCTCCAAGTCCCTTGGCCGCCTCAACACCGCCAGCTGCATGGAGCAACTGCTCGTCCACTGTGCCAACGCCATCGAAAGCAACGATGCCACCCTCGCCCAGCAGATCTTGTGGGTTCTCAATAACATCGCTCCCCCTGACGGCGACTCCAACCAGCGCCTCACGTCTGCCTTCCTCCGAGCTCTTATCGCTCGAGCATCGAAGACTGGCTCCTGCAAGATGCTCACCGCTGTTGCGGCCCGTGCCGATGCCGACCTCGCCATCCACCTCCATCGCTTTTCCGCCATCGACCTCGCTAGCTTCATCGATCTAACTCCCTGGCACCGTTTCGGCTATGCTGCGGCGAACTCTGCCATCGTGGAGGCTGTGGAGGGGCTGCCCGTGGTCCATATCGTTGATCTCAGCACCACGCATTGCATGCAGGTGCCAACACTTATTGACCTGCTAGCCAATCGCCCCGAAGGCCCGCCGTTCATACGGCTGACCGTCCCAACCTTCACGACAACTGCGACGCCGCCGTTGCTGGACATGTCGTACGATGAACTCGGGTCGAGGCTGGTCAATTTCGCGCGTTCTAGGAACGTAGCTATGGAGTTCATAATGATCCCTTCTGATCCCATCGATGCATTTGATTCATTGATCGAGCAATTAAGAGTTCAACGACTAGTCTCTGAAGGCGAGGCCGTGATCGTGAACTGTCAGATGCTGCCGCACTACATCCCGGAGGAGACAGTCGGAGCGATCGTCTCCACCATGAACGTAAACTCACCCATCCTCTCCCTCCGAACAATGTTCCTCAAGGCTCTACGAAGTCTGGAGCCTACACTGGTCACACTGGTGGATGAGGACGCCGACTTCACGGCGTGCGACGTGGTCGGGAGGCTGCGGTCGGCGTTCAACTACCTGTGGATACCATATGACGCGGTGGACACGTTCCTCCCCAAGGGGAGCGAGCAGAGGAGGTGGTACGAGGCCGGGCTGTGCTGGAAGATCGAGAACGTGGTCGCGCAGGAGGGTCTCCAGAGAGTGGAGCGGCTGGAACCGAAGGGGAGATGGGGGCAAAGGATGAGAGCGGCGGGGTTCCGGTCGGTGCGGTTCACGGAGGAGGCAGCAGGGGAGGTGAAGAGCATGCTGGGTGAGCACGCGGCCGGGTGGGGGTTGAAGAGGGAAGACGAAGATTTGATGCTCACTTGGAAAGGGCACAATGTGGTGTTTGCCTCAGCTTGGATGCCATCTTGAAGGAACAATATTGCATGATAAGAATGTTTCTGTAAGTGATGTTTGGTGTTCATTCATTGCTTAGATTAGCTTTTTGTCTAATAATGATTATTATCTGAGATTAAGACCAGTATTGAACTCTCTATCTATCGATCCATGTCTCAACATGAAATGCATGTATGTCTTCCAATATTTAGAATAATGTTTAGGATAACAATCACCTAAacattaaactaaatgagaaactaTAAATTGAAGCAAAGTAAACTCTATATGTATATGTGAATGAAATATGAGACAGGTTGTCTAGAAATCCTGTAAGAAGTTGTTTGTGGTGGTACAAACTTTCGAAAATCCATGTTAGAGAACTTATAATGGACTTTGATCACCTTGCAAATTAATCTACTCCATCTGAATTTTCAAGAGATTGTGAGGATTTGCCTTTGGTAGGATATTAAAACTGCACCACCTGATTTGGTGCAAATGGTAGAACAGCTACTTTGTGTTTTGGTATAGTGGGGAGAAAGAAAAAAGATCTTAAGCCTTGTATCATAGTTCCTCCTTGCATGATTTACTTTCTTTTCCTAATTGTAGTTCATATGTTGTGGTTGTTGATGTTTAATCTTAGCATGCAatattagcatgatgattaatctTCATGTGATGTTAAAGGAAATATGTTCCCAATTACATGAAGTCCATATTCTTTCTCTATAGAACAAcgttcttctcttctcttatagtttgattttttttattatatatatataaaggataaaTGACACCttgaaaacatatatcaaatgatGCTTTGAACCTTAACTTTTGATAAGTAAATTtggtatatcatcatcatcatcatcatcatcagacacatatttaaaataatttttttagatcGAATTAGTATATGATTGAGAGCAGAAGAATGTGGTATTGGTTTGTGTGTTTGGTTCTAAGGTCTACAGCAATCTAAGGTTCTAAGGTCTACTTTAATTAAGAAATAGATACATCTGCATTGCTTATTCAGTAAATACAGAAATATTTGTTTAGAGGAAATTAAGGTCCAACCAAAGACTGATTCATCTACAtggagaaatagatgaatcactgATTCAGCTGTAATTACGGAGCATAAAAGCCATAACTCCAACCAAAGCCATAGTCCTAAAAGCCATAACCCACCCCATTCGGATTCCAATTCCAATCGTGGTCACCTCTACGCTTATTATTTATCTGTGAATCAATCTGCTATCCGTATGATTAGACAAATGCCATGGAAAATTTTTCTATGACAAATATAATATCCACATGGGAATTCAGAGGTGGATTTCAGTGCAGGAAAGAATCAGAAACATCCCCACTCCCATGTCCTAACTCCTATCACCGCAGCATCTGTCATCAGTCAAATGTGGCCGGAAGAACAAGTTCTTGGCGTTCGGATAACTACCATGCATATTGTTTAATAAACCTCCCCAGACGACAGACATCATTAAGTTCGTCGATCACCATATCTTTCACAAAATGGTGACCGTCACAAAGGTGTCTAATGGCGTTCACGCTATTGTGAATGCTATGAACCAAGTATTGACAACCACAAAACACGCTCATGGATGGCAGATTACAATGTAAGGAGAATGACGAAGAAGAGGCCACAGATAGCATTGACAACCATAATAGTTCCATAGAAATGAAATCAACTCACTGCATCGTTCCGATTAAATAACAAGTCTAAAACAAAAACCCAGTGGATCAGATAAGTTGAGTTCAGCAATAAAAACTCCAAACATCATAAGTTCTGCATTTTACAGGCTTCGCCTCATAGAAGGGCATCTTTAGCGGTACTGcacaaggcaaaaaaaaaaaagtttagtgAAGGTCAATAAAAGAAAATGCGTATCATTATATCATTGTAACACCATAAATGCATCTTTgaaaaagaagcaaaagactAACCTAAGTCTCCTAGCAGCACAAGTGTCAAAAAATAGAACCACTAACTACATAAGAACTACCATTTTAAACATGACATCAAACTTCAAATAACCACATAAGCAACCAAAAGAGAAATAACATAATTTATCACCATCTATAAGCATGGCTCAATTCAAGTGGACGAACAGAGCAGCAACCTTTGGATATACAGGTTACTTCAGTAAAGATGGATAACTTAATACGAGTAAAAATAGCACCACTATTACTTCCATCGTCATCATGCGATATCAGGCTTGCATACAACAAGGCAAACAAAGAGCAGAACACATGATCTTACGGTTGCTACACTCAAGCATGTAGCATTTGTACATTCCTAACACCTTTATGTTCCCTCCAAAATACAACCACAACAGCATCTTGGAAGACATGAAAAAGGACAGATCATTTTATAGAGCAGAGCTCCCAATTCAAGCACAGAAAGGCAAAAAAAATAAACAACAATCAGCACAAccagaaaaaaaaatagtaactTAAACTCGATATCtaaaaattgaagaaaaaaacTAACAGTCAATGTAAACAAGAATAGAAGATTGAGTTCCTATGAGAACAACAGCATTACCAAGGAGGGAGAACAAAAAACAGCAGCAGCAGTAAATCATAATCTGTTGTTTCAAATGATTCTCATTGATAGAGAATAGTCTTATAGAAACCTCTACAgagattaaatataaaatcaaataaaagatcagcaaaagGATATAACATATGGATACAAGTATCTATCTATAGCTCTATATACTTTTGACACCTATCTAATAGATCATATATCAAAAAGGCCCTATTACTTCATTGCCCACCCCGCAACCAAACTATCAAAATTTAGGATAAAgtagataatatgagacaactctatgacataatatttattataaacgTTCAACACCATTTTTGTTTTGAAGGAAGTTATATATAGATAAATGTCCTCCTCCAATAAACTCAAACACTCAGGAAATGGCAATTTCATACACCAATTAACCAAAGCATTCAGAAAGGACAAAATACATTCAAAATCTTTAAACCAAGTGCATGCTCTGAGCAACTGAGAGTTAAAGCATCAAACTACCTTGATGAAGCCAATTTCCTTGGCATTGCTGCGGAAGCACTGTCTGCAACACATAAGTCCATACTTCCTAATCAGTCCATGCGGGTTCCCACAAACTCGGCTagagaagaaaggaaaaaaaataagatgATATCAAAAGCGGTACAAGGCAATAACTTAGACATAACGATGCACATTTTTTATGCGATCTTTAAAGAAACAGAACTGCGTTCTACAAGTACACAGTTGACTGGAGTTGTCTTCTCGAGCACAAAGATGTATGGAAAATACAAGGTTCAGTTGAATCATACTATTTCATCTCTAAACAGTTCGCTTATgtatgttaattttattttcttcacGTAAATTTGGAATATGACAACAAAAGATTAGTATTCCAGAACAACGATGATATGACATCAACCATCCACAAAATCTCCCATAAACACAATACATATCGATCAGATTCGTAAGGaagaagctaaatatgcaaaatgTTACACAAGAACCACGAAGACGTGATCAAACTCCTTATGACAAAAGAGAAAAGACCAAACTATATATTTCCTTTGAAAGTTTTCATTTTTAGCGAATCAATTCGACAAAAAATATCGAATCCGGGGAAGAACAACAGAGACCGTTGCAAGGTGCGAACACTTAAAGACTCACGAAATCATTCAGCGAGATAAAAGGAACACTGATTCTGAAGCAGAAACCGAAATAATGCTCACCAAACTCGGGATCCCGGTCCGTAGTTCTTCGGATGCGAGTTCCAGACGTTCGAGTGCCCCATCCCTCTCGTCGCGCCGCTCTATCGCTCGAACGCCCCAAACCCTAATCTTTCGCCAAGAAAGGATGCAAGCGCACGAATCGTTTCATTATATGCCCACTAAAAACCCCAACCTTGACCGAGTCCAAAACAGACGCCAGCGATCCGCCGTCGGTTTCCCACTCTATCAATCTTGCCCGTGCTTTTCTGATCAGACGGTTGAACTTTCGCATTTCCAAATAAGATCACCCCGTCGAGTTTataatttctttatttttatccTCTCGTTGTTtttatacattttcttttttatatttcttcttatatatatatatatatatatatatatatatatatattgagaaagAGATTTCTTTCTATCAGACACTTCAATGATATATTTAAATACGATATACAAAtaggattagaatatatagaaaaTACAGATTAATTAAGGATTAAAATATGTATGGCTACACTTAAACGTactattaattcatatatctctctatCTTCATGATCTTTTATCACCATTAATCATCAACAAAAGTCGTCTCCTCAATTGAAGAGAGCACAGTCGCGGCGGATGTTGCCGTTGGCTCCGGTCTTGACGCCGACACGGCCGAGCTTGGTGATGGCAGCCACGAACGCCCGGTCGAAGGCCGCAACGCTCTGCGCCCACGAGTCCACCACCGGGCGGGTCCGGGCGTCGGTGAAGAGCACCTGGTCCGAGGTGAAAAGCCCCATGCCCTGCTGCAGGTTCTTGTAGTACTGGTTGTCGAACGCTCGCGGCGTGACGGGGTCCATGTTGACGGCCACCCGCGGGTCCACGTCTCTGGGGCACATGGCCTGGAGCTGAGCCGCGTACGCCCTGTTCAGAGTCGGATCCACTGGTTTCTGCTGGCTGAAGTCGTAGATGCGGCTGGCGAAACTGCTGCAGTGGGAGAACCCGAGCGTGTGTGCCGCTGCCATAGAAGCGTAGACACGAAAGCTAATTTGATGGCCAGAAGAGAATGCAGCAATGCCAAGACATCAATTCATTTCTCTCACTCGGAATCTAACTTTTCGAGTAAAAGCATCGATCCTTTTTCTTATTCCACAGGTCGTGTCTCCACATCGTTAAATTGCAAGCATGTGAGGAGCCACGCAGGAAAGAAAAGCAAAAGGTTCTACAATTATTGGTCGATGATTGATGACGAGCTGGTGACTATACCTGACAGAGCGATCATATCCGACTGCGAGAGGCCGTTTGCCGCAAACAAAGAGGTAAGCTGGTTGAGGTTGAAGCCGGGCTGCGGTAACTTCCCGGTCACGCTTGCCGCCGTCGACGTCAACCCATCCATTCTTCCCAATTCCACAGCGTACGACGGCCCGCCGGCCTGGTTATAACATGCCCATGAATTAGAGAGGCAAAAGACTGTAAAGCTGACTGCCCGATGGTCAAGAGTCACAAAGGAGCTGACCAGAGCTATAACATCTCGAGCCGCGATGGCAAGGATGTCAGCGCACGACACCCTATTCCGGCACTGAGCCACCGCGTCGATGGCCGCTTTGGCTTTGATGACCGTGTCGAATCCATCCCCGGCGAGGGAGATGTTGTCAGGGTGGTCCTTCTCAGCCGTGTTATTCCCCGTAGACGCCACTATCACCGACGCGTCACAACCCTGCAAGGTTGACCGCACCAGAAGCTCAGCGATCTAAATAACTCAAACAGAAAGCTCGACGCTCTGCAGCGCGCGCGACAGCACATCCGGCTTCACCTCGACGAAGCAGTCATGGAAGAAGAGGCGGAGGGTGGCAGGGACGGTGACGAAGGTCTGTCTGAACTTGGCGGTGACGGCGTCGCGCACGATGCTCTCGACGTTGGGGCAGATGTTGGCGTAGTAGTTCTGCCGCAGCTGAGCATTGGCGAAGCGAGGAATTTGGCAGAGAACAAGGACCGCAGCCGCTGCTATGAGGACTAACTTAGCGTGTGCCATCTGCTGCTGCTAATGAAAGAATCGAGTGGCTTCGAAGAAGCAGTAAGAAAGGGGAACAGTTGTTTAAAGAGAGTCGGCATTGGATTCTTCCTGTTGGATGTACTCGAGCTCGATAACAAGATGAAATGAGAGAAAGCGAGAGAGCCCAATTTGCCCGAGAAGTGGTCGGCCCCATAACATAAGGGAGCAATGGCAAAACGAGGAGAACGTGGCTTACATTGTGCAAGAAGGACATGAAGAGAAAGGGAGGGAAGGAGACGGAGGAGACGAAGGAGGTAAAAGAAAGGCGGCGGCTTGGTCGTGAGATGGTCCAAACCGGGCCGGACGTCTAAAATAGCCCAATAACGGAAACCATTGGCCCGTGTCAGTCCACGACCATAATGAATACAATCTCAGCCCATAGGTAATCATCCGAATCAACACTTCAAAATGCCTTTAAGAGTCGTCACCTTCATTCAATACGAATAAAGATATGCCCCAGCTGAACCCAAGAGAAGCTGGCAGAGGCAAAATGCCTTCGAGCACATCGCTGATGCAGAACTCTCGTCGGCTTCTGCAACACTTCAAGTCAGTGCAGATTACCACTCCCATCAGTAGTGCTCAGTTGGCGCACGCCATCAAAGACTCCGAGACGAACAATCTGCCAAAGCTTTGGTCAAAGCAGCAGTTTTCTGCAGGGAAATTGGGTACGTCGGCCACCCATCCCCATCCAAGATAACAAGTGGAATCAACCCTATCTGTTGTTCCAAGCCATTGAAAGGATATAAAGGTTCGGTTTATTTTGTCCAAGGAAATCTCCACATGTCCATGCATTGTGGGTGCTCGAAAGCTTTCCAATTCCTCCTCAATATGCCTTGTGACCATCACATCTGCCAACTAAATGGCCATGGCAGCCGCCCGAAAGCCACTTGTAGAATCAAACAATGGCTGTCCCCTTATTCCCTCAAAGAGGTAAAAAAAGGTGGAATAAAAGATAAGACGTGTTCTATCCTCCCCACGTCCCACTATCTATTGTATATTAATTAGAACCCCTCGAATGCTACAAGACTATATGAGGCATTCAAGTTGTAGAACGATCATATGATGTATTTCATTCGTCTATCGTATGTTTTGAATCGTTTTCATATGTCACAACTACTATATTGTACAACATCAAACGTCTCGGTCGTCTCAATATCGTGTAATCTCGAACGTCACAGGTTGAACGAGGATCTCCACTCGTCGCTTGTCAGTGGTATCTTCAACATTTCCTACTTTGATTTCTAACATCTAACTTTAGGGTTCTCATATTCTATGTGGTGACAGAGGCTGGCCCTCCACCCACTTGTAACGAGGGAAAAAGAGCTTGCGTGACGACAAGCAGCAGATGTATCAGCCCACTCTCAATGCATATTGGACTGTCTCAGTCTCCAAGAAGACCTCAACTTTAGCTTTGTATATTTCTGCAACTTGAACGAGTCTTTTCCATCCGCAAGCGGCACACAAAGTAGAGCTGACGTCCAAACGCACCCACCGTCTTCATGGGGTGCAATGAATGGACGCGATCTACCACAATGCACACTGGTACAACAATGTACACAGTCTCCTTCAGATACTCCCGTGTATGACGCCGGGGAAAGAGACAACCATAAAGTATTCTTATGCGTCTAAAAGAGACTCTTAAAGTAGTATGTAGCATTCTCTGCATACCTTACATCAAAATCATTGTAGCATTCTCTTTTCTGAAGTATTACCTTTTCTTTGACTTCAGTTCAGGTATACTGAGAATGAGATCTCTGTCAGCCATGGATTTAAAGTAGCATGCAGTTGGTTGTACGTGAAGCTCCAACATATACTGAAATGATCTCACTAAGAATACATGATAATATGTGAAAGCCACTATGAGATGTTGATGATGTGATACTATGTGAATAAGAGACGGCAAGCATCACAGCCACCGGTGCTGCAGTTGTCATCAAGCTGTGTATATGTCGTGTTTACTGGTGTCAGTGCATCTCCTGGTATTCATCAACACATAAATCTGATTAATAGAATTCGGATTACAGCAAGTGCGTGCATTTCAGTGACCTTCGTGACCCTTTCATTCCATCAAGCAGCACAATCAATCATCCTCATGATGACCACCAGAATATCTCCATCACTGTCACCTCCAAAGTTGTCTTCTCGGGTCGAGGAGGAATTGGTGGCAATGAACCCCACTAGGCTAAGGTGATAATGTTTCTACTCGTAATTTCCTGCCTTGTCATATCCAAGAAACTTAGGCCCTTAACTATCAAGAGACACTTTGTTTTGACCTGATCCCCGGTCTTCATTAggcaaatgaaagcaagagctgcTGCTGCTTTCTTCCATGATTGAGCTAATTCATGCTTGCATGTATGCTTCCTGGTTCCTGCTTTACTCTCCACCCAGAGAAGATGCCTGGGTCCAATACGCAAAGTTATCTGTGGGACCCATCGGTGCTATTCCCAGCCCGGCAACGCGTGCTTCCTCGTGGGCCCATCCTGTCGCTGCCGCCCTCTGGGCCCACAGAACAAAACACAAAAGGGGATTAGTGAGATGAGGAAAGGATACAGTAATACATTGCACCGAGGGGAACAAGACGAAGAGTTCATCCACATGACCCCCCACCCCCTTCCCGCGCCCCCCACTCGCGGTGGCCGCAACCCAACATCCCCATCTCTACATCTCTATCACAATCTACTGTGTTCATAGCTTTTTCTTTGGAGTCTTGTAGTTCCCAGATGCTCTGTCCGTATCCACCCGCTCTGCAATTGGATTGTTTAGA comes from the Musa acuminata AAA Group cultivar baxijiao chromosome BXJ1-10, Cavendish_Baxijiao_AAA, whole genome shotgun sequence genome and includes:
- the LOC135594990 gene encoding scarecrow-like protein 32, with translation MMQFTRSAPPLTSIHPSGLGPCLDDDASKHSLHRSWPWPGLLTSSKSLGRLNTASCMEQLLVHCANAIESNDATLAQQILWVLNNIAPPDGDSNQRLTSAFLRALIARASKTGSCKMLTAVAARADADLAIHLHRFSAIDLASFIDLTPWHRFGYAAANSAIVEAVEGLPVVHIVDLSTTHCMQVPTLIDLLANRPEGPPFIRLTVPTFTTTATPPLLDMSYDELGSRLVNFARSRNVAMEFIMIPSDPIDAFDSLIEQLRVQRLVSEGEAVIVNCQMLPHYIPEETVGAIVSTMNVNSPILSLRTMFLKALRSLEPTLVTLVDEDADFTACDVVGRLRSAFNYLWIPYDAVDTFLPKGSEQRRWYEAGLCWKIENVVAQEGLQRVERLEPKGRWGQRMRAAGFRSVRFTEEAAGEVKSMLGEHAAGWGLKREDEDLMLTWKGHNVVFASAWMPS
- the LOC104000713 gene encoding small ribosomal subunit protein uS14, translating into MGHSNVWNSHPKNYGPGSRVCRVCGNPHGLIRKYGLMCCRQCFRSNAKEIGFIKYR
- the LOC135595526 gene encoding peroxidase 50-like, which encodes MAHAKLVLIAAAAVLVLCQIPRFANAQLRQNYYANICPNVESIVRDAVTAKFRQTFVTVPATLRLFFHDCFVEGCDASVIVASTGNNTAEKDHPDNISLAGDGFDTVIKAKAAIDAVAQCRNRVSCADILAIAARDVIALAGGPSYAVELGRMDGLTSTAASVTGKLPQPGFNLNQLTSLFAANGLSQSDMIALSAAHTLGFSHCSSFASRIYDFSQQKPVDPTLNRAYAAQLQAMCPRDVDPRVAVNMDPVTPRAFDNQYYKNLQQGMGLFTSDQVLFTDARTRPVVDSWAQSVAAFDRAFVAAITKLGRVGVKTGANGNIRRDCALFN